In Lacinutrix sp. Bg11-31, the DNA window GGGTTTCATTTAATGAATACCAAACAGGATTTGCTAATTTATCTTCTAACTTGTTCATTAAGAATAAAGATATAAAAACTCGAAATTAATACAAGTTTTAAATTAGGTGAATTATAAATTTAGCGTATAAAAAAAACGCTTCAGAATTTCTGAAGCGTTTTAGTATAATTTATAAAGCTATAACTAATTTAATCAGCTAAAATAATTGCTTTATTATCTTTCATTTCTAGTGTTCCAGATTTTATTTTTACTGTCAATACTTTGTTATCATCGAAATGAGGCACAACACTAGCATGTAAATCATCAAAAACAAGATGGCTTTGTGAGTGTGTGTTTATTTTAACAGTACCTTCTGCTAATACAGCTACAATAGCTGCGTGATTACTAAGCATTTGAAACTCACCATTAATTCCTGGTACAGTTACAGCATCTACTTCACTACTAAATAAAGTCGCTTCTGGTGATACAATTTCTAAATACATCTTTTAAATTTTATTTAAAAGCTTCCGAGTAATCGGAAGTCTCATTTTTATTAAACAGATGCTGAAATAAATTCAGCACTTACTTCGGCTTATGCCTCAGCAAGCATTTTCTCTCCAGATTCGATAGCGTCTTCAATAGAACCTTTAAGGTTAAAAGCAGCTTCAGGTAAGTGATCTAACTCACCATCCATAATCATGTTAAATCCTTTAATAGTTTCTTTAATATCTACTAATACACCTTTAAGTCCTGTAAATTGTTCTGCTACGTGGAAAGGTTGAGATAGGAAACGTTGTACACGTCTTGCTCTACCTACAGCCATTTTATCTTCTTCAGATAATTCTTCCATTCCTAAAATGGCAATAATATCTTGTAATTCTTTGTAACGTTGTAATAACTCTTTCACTCTCTGTGCACAATCATAGTGCTCATCACCTAAAATATCAGCAGTAAGAATTCTTGAAGTAGAATCTAAAGGATCTACTGCAGGATAAATACCTAACTCTGCAATTTTACGAGATAATACTGTTGTTGCATCTAAGTGAGCAAATGTTGTTGCTGGTGCTGGATCTGTTAAATCATCTGCAGGTACGTAAACGGCTTGTACAGATGTAATAGAACCTTTTTTAGTTGAAGTAATACGTTCTTGCATTGCTCCCATTTCTGTAGCTAATGTAGGTTGGTATCCTACAGCAGATGGCATACGACCTAATAAGGCAGATACCTCTGAACCAGCTTGAGTAAAACGGAAAATGTTATCTACGAAGAAAAGCACATCTTTTCCTTGTCCATCTCCAGCTCCATCTCTAAAATATTCAGCAATTGTTAAACCAGATAATGCAACACGTGCACGTGCTCCAGGTGGCTCATTCATTTGTCCGAATACGAAAGTAGCCTTAGACTCTTTCATTATATTTTTGTCCACTTTTTTAAGATCCCATCCACCTTCTTCCATAGAATGCATAAAGTCGTCACCATACTTGATAATTCCAGACTCTAACATTTCACGAAGTAAATCGTTTCCTTCACGTGTTCTTTCTCCTACTCCTGCGAATACAGAAAGTCCACCGTGTCCTTTTGCAATATTGTTAATCAACTCTTGTATTAATACTGTTTTACCTACTCCAGCACCACCAAATAAACCAATTTTACCACCTTTTGCATAAGGCTCAATTAAATCGATTACTTTAATACCTGTAAATAAAACTTCCGTAGAAGTTGATAAATCTTCAAATCTTGGAGCGCTTCTGTGAATTGGTAAACCTGCATCACCAGCTTTAGGTAAATCTCCTAAACCATCAATAGCATCACCAATTACGTTAAATAAACGACCATAAATATCTCCACCAATAGGCATTTGTATTGGAGCACCAGTAGCAGTAACTTCTGTACCTCTACTTAAACCATCAGACGAATCCATAGCAATAGTACGTACGGTGTCTTCACCAATGTGAGATTGTACTTCAAGTACTAATAATGAACCATCAGCTTTCTTAATTTCTAATGAATCGTAAATTTTTGGAAGTTCAGAACCAGCTTCGAATTCAACATCGATTACTGGACCTACTATCTGTGCAACTTTACCTGTAACTTTTGACATTACTTATCTATTTAATATTATGCGATTTAAATGTTTGAAAACACCTTCGGTTTTCGCGTGCAAAGATAGGCGATTTTATTTAAAATGAAAGTTGTTTTCAAAGCTTTTTTGCACATAAAAAAACGCCTTCATTATGAAGGCGTTTTTAAATATTTTGATTTGTAGTTGTTATTGTAATAATGGTGAGTAAGTAACTCCAAAGTCCTCTGCTTTTGCCACGTTTCCAGAAGCTCTAAAGTTTGAACCATATGTAGTGTCAATAGCATCTAAGAAAGAGTTTGCCATAATTGCAGAGCCTCTAGCAGTTAGGTGAATACCATCTAAACTTACTAATCCACCGGTTACTAAACTTGTGTTCATATTATAATCATCAAACTGAACTCCAGTTGAAGCGGCTTGATTTAAAATAGTGTTTAAATCTACTAAAGCTAGTCCGTTAGCAGAAGCGATAGCAGCTATACTATTATTGTATGCTGTAGTAGCAGTAGAAATTTCTAGTTGTTCTTCTGGAGTTAATACCCATTTATCTTCTAATTGAATTTGTGTTCCATAACCTTGAGGTATTAAAGAAGAAAGCGGTAATACAAATAAATCGGCTTCAGTTGCTTGTCTAAAGCTAGGAATACCAAACCCACTTAAATTTGTTAAATTTTCATCAATTAATACTAGAGCATTATTTGCGCTTTCAGAAAATGTTATAGTTCTTTTGTCTACCTGCTCTTGAGTTAATAACCCATTAGTCATCGCAAACTGTAAGCCTCCATTATAAGTTGCATATCCTTGGTTTAATGCAGCAGCTGTTGCGGCATCTAAAGGAACTGGATTATAAGGTATCGTTGTAAAGTGAGATAAACTTGTAATATTTGGCACATTACCAATAGCTCCTTTTGCA includes these proteins:
- a CDS encoding F0F1 ATP synthase subunit epsilon codes for the protein MYLEIVSPEATLFSSEVDAVTVPGINGEFQMLSNHAAIVAVLAEGTVKINTHSQSHLVFDDLHASVVPHFDDNKVLTVKIKSGTLEMKDNKAIILAD
- the atpD gene encoding F0F1 ATP synthase subunit beta yields the protein MSKVTGKVAQIVGPVIDVEFEAGSELPKIYDSLEIKKADGSLLVLEVQSHIGEDTVRTIAMDSSDGLSRGTEVTATGAPIQMPIGGDIYGRLFNVIGDAIDGLGDLPKAGDAGLPIHRSAPRFEDLSTSTEVLFTGIKVIDLIEPYAKGGKIGLFGGAGVGKTVLIQELINNIAKGHGGLSVFAGVGERTREGNDLLREMLESGIIKYGDDFMHSMEEGGWDLKKVDKNIMKESKATFVFGQMNEPPGARARVALSGLTIAEYFRDGAGDGQGKDVLFFVDNIFRFTQAGSEVSALLGRMPSAVGYQPTLATEMGAMQERITSTKKGSITSVQAVYVPADDLTDPAPATTFAHLDATTVLSRKIAELGIYPAVDPLDSTSRILTADILGDEHYDCAQRVKELLQRYKELQDIIAILGMEELSEEDKMAVGRARRVQRFLSQPFHVAEQFTGLKGVLVDIKETIKGFNMIMDGELDHLPEAAFNLKGSIEDAIESGEKMLAEA